The proteins below come from a single Bactrocera dorsalis isolate Fly_Bdor chromosome 5, ASM2337382v1, whole genome shotgun sequence genomic window:
- the LOC105225957 gene encoding uncharacterized protein LOC105225957 isoform X4: protein MYATDATTDCVCAQQQLGMLRRVARSLDGCQHENLSEKPTPSAYVNVPKENVCKTARHAIKKKVTSRQTVETTKLKMTHAIKVVPQGGSWQRAIWPMTLLCWCFIILGNAPANGLNYVDDTTASAELNTQAGARAMGLYGAREPRFGDRLLPLRKKTGAIVNVAAPSQRQVNSILSKSNYVVSYASANTNNAATSAKVAARAANTNTTAEVNVARNNKVDVSVSVEPKTDLYTMEVHQADYTAAPVSAERRGKQLSRREDTNIGGLLLDSTTFSSKDTNISKADRLVVMSTEFFVVPTSTPLPSNAYPTRPPARTGAKAAVLPDYIQPPSGVPTAGPRSVLIVAPRPLNTSNAANSVSAGLPPSIVPTHLPFTGLRKEPWVVPVLVLAALTMLMMTAFEIFVLFKAWRTSPSRRHLFLGQMLLLGLFACAGLGAVLTAQPSLLSCGAIRFGVGVAYALVFAALLVKCVFLISLNGGVYLPAPYQGLLLLFAVLIQVAIGTQWLLTQPPEIYTQSVPILGNSLLAPTVASSSATSAAHTFAALFQPHSATASNGPSAAALGSSLGSDLYARITAAGTMLIPLCKTQFSELLFSLIYIVFLIVFVAVLAIKSRGIRDNYREATYIGLAIGGAIPIWLGWMLCGLAVADRHKDACIAFGLIATSATVFLVMFMPKGRQLAAMGKEGLYVEDREEQFSSLSRAGSGYSPSFFHFKPIKYGVMGGGMQNSATNTGNGASMKHCSNGLGGGGGGLFIRPDETNLYTTLEPTLSSNPNVYFQRGGAVHPGMMY from the coding sequence ATGTATGCAACCGATGCAACGACAGACTGTGTGTGCGCGCAGCAACAGTTGGGCATGCTCCGTCGAGTGGCACGGTCGTTAGACGGCTGCCAGCACGAGAACCTAAGTGAAAAGCCAACGCCGAGCGCGTATGTGAATGTGCCAAAAGAAAACGTGTGCAAAACCGCGCGGCATGCCATAAAGAAGAAAGTGACTAGCCGCCAGACGGTTGAAACGACAAAGCTCAAGATGACGCACGCGATAAAGGTGGTTCCGCAAGGCGGCTCATGGCAGCGCGCCATATGGCCCATGACCTTGCTGTGCTGGTGTTTTATTATATTAGGCAATGCGCCAGCAAATGGGCTGAACTACGTCGATGACACGACCGCGAGCGCTGAGTTGAACACGCAAGCCGGGGCTCGAGCTATGGGCCTCTATGGGGCACGCGAACCGCGTTTCGGTGATCGTTTGCTGCCGTTGCGCAAAAAGACCGGTGCGATAGTAAATGTGGCGGCGCCCAGTCAAAGGCAAGTGAATAGTATTTTGAGTAAAAGTAATTATGTGGTCAGTTACGCGAGTGCGAATACAAATAACGCGGCTACAAGTGCGAAAGTTGCGGCACGTGCCGCAAACACAAACACGACTGCTGAAGTGAATGTAGCGCGTAATAACAAAGTGGATGTGAGTGTTAGTGTTGAGCCCAAAACTGATTTGTACACCATGGAGGTGCATCAAGCTGACTATACAGCAGCGCCAGTGAGCGCAGAACGTCGCGGCAAACAGCTGAGTCGACGCGAGGATACCAACATCGGCGGGCTGCTGCTAGACTCGACTACTTTCAGCAGTAAGGACACGAATATTTCGAAAGCTGATCGCCTGGTAGTCATGTCCACCGAGTTCTTCGTAGTGCCAACCAGCACACCACTACCAAGCAATGCGTACCCAACGAGACCGCCAGCACGTACAGGCGCTAAGGCAGCAGTACTACCTGACTATATACAGCCACCGTCCGGTGTACCGACTGCGGGACCACGATCGGTTTTGATCGTAGCGCCGCGGCCGTTGAACACCTCGAATGCAGCGAATAGCGTCAGCGCGGGTTTGCCACCGTCCATAGTGCCCACACATCTGCCATTCACTGGGCTGCGAAAGGAGCCTTGGGTGGTGCCCGTGCTAGTGTTGGCCGCACTGACAATGCTAATGATGACagcttttgagatttttgtgctGTTCAAGGCGTGGCGTACATCACCTTCGCGCCGTCATCTGTTTCTCGGTCAGATGCTACTGTTGGGTCTGTTTGCTTGTGCCGGACTCGGTGCCGTGCTAACAGCGCAGCCCTCATTGCTCAGCTGTGGCGCAATACGTTTCGGCGTGGGTGTTGCCTACGCGCTTGTCTTTGCCGCACTACTCGTCAAGTGCGTTTTCCTCATTAGTCTCAATGGTGGTGTGTATCTACCGGCACCCTATCAAGGATTGCTGTTGCTCTTCGCCGTGCTCATACAAGTCGCCATAGGCACACAGTGGCTACTCACACAACCGCCGGAGATCTATACGCAAAGTGTACCCATACTTGGTAATAGTCTATTGGCACCTACTGTAGCTTCCAGCAGCGCCACATCTGCGGCGCATACCTTCGCAGCGCTTTTTCAACCACACAGCGCTACAGCCAGCAATGGGCCGTCCGCAGCAGCGCTCGGCTCCAGTCTCGGCTCGGATCTGTATGCACGTATCACTGCAGCCGGTACGATGCTGATACCGTTATGCAAAACACAGTTCTCGGAGCTGCTATTTTCGCTCATCTACATTGTGTTTCTGATTGTGTTCGTCGCTGTGTTGGCCATCAAATCGCGCGGCATACGCGACAATTATCGCGAGGCCACCTACATTGGTTTGGCTATTGGCGGCGCTATACCCATTTGGTTGGGCTGGATGCTGTGCGGTTTGGCGGTGGCGGATCGCCATAAGGATGCTTGTATTGCTTTCGGACTGATAGCGACATCAGCAACTGTCTTTCTAGTTATGTTTATGCCGAAAGGTCGTCAACTGGCGGCTATGGGCAAGGAGGGCCTCTACGTGGAGGATCGTGAGGAGCAGTTCAGCTCGCTGAGTCGTGCTGGCTCCGGTTACTCACCCTCATTCTTCCACTTTAAGCCGATCAAGTACGGAGTAATGGGCGGCGGCATGCAGAATTCGGCAACAAATACGGGGAACGGCGCCAGCATGAAGCACTGCTCGAATGGTCTGGGCGGAGGCGGCGGAG